tgttctttatTTGATTAGGTCGTCATACACAGCGAAGatactataatattttatattaatgttaATGCGGGTAAGTGTGTCTGGGCGTCacattagtgtttattgcgagtgcAGCAGCATATATCGCAGgtattttgtaagaatccgccgtttacaaactgCTTCGTCAATTTACAAACGTGAAAACGTTGGTAATGGTTATGAAAtgatctgtgtcggactgttttaatttttaggctAATTGATGTCAGTTTTGAATAGCATGCTTTGCGGCCTAGTAAATTAGGCCGTTTTTGCGAATATTTGAAGTGccctagcgccttaaaaaatatataaaaaaagcaaaacagtccgacacagatattagttataataatctgtgtttaaaaaaatcattgctctagcttttaaaaccacggaggaaacagtcgagtacgtttgtatggaaaaatgaccactcctgttgcctcttaatatccatactaatattataaatgcgaaagtgtgtcttgtctgtctgttacctcttcacgcttaaaccgctgaaccgatttagttgaaatttagtataaagatagtttgagtcccggggaaggacatagggtagtttttatcccagaagtcatcctttaagggggtgaaaaggggtggtggaagtttgtatagggaatcgataaaaagcagattggataaaaaataagctacccaaatcactaactccacgcagacgaagtcgcgggcaaaagctagtaaatttaaaaaacagtaAACAATGGTCACCCTCAGACAACGATCACGTTTACGGTGACCATATAGAGCGCAATAACAATTTACAAACGTGAAAACGTTTTCTTACTATTTGCCTGCGACAcgtacattaattttaattatcacTAAACGCAAGTACGAGTAGCTAacgtatgaactcgcaataaaaaATCAATGTCTAAACAAACCCCAATACCAAATACCAAAGGCCAGCCACTCTTGTCCCTATGCCGCACTTACCCGTATTGACCTTAACATAAATATACTGTACAGTTTGTGTGAACTATCAAAAACGGCTATGatactatatatttttatatattacaacTATCATAATATATCGAGCGATGTGGAAATTTTATGTTAAGATGGCTACTGGCTAGGGATGCAATGATGTCATCTTAGGATGCGAAATATATCGCATGATCCTACGAAGTACACACGGCTAAGCTAACATAcaaacccccttattcataaaacaaaactaagcaAACCTCTGTTTaattttgtccctttctaagaaacttaaatgtcaaaatgacgaaTAAGGACCAACGATTATCAAGGGCTTgttagggcgtccgctagctggcgcggttgcacggagcgggttagcgaaaaataatataaagcAACGCTAagctaactggcgcggacgcgtgcgacggattttacctacactggcacccgcgccagctagcggacgcccttaagggtcctccacactcgtgcgctaATCACGGCGCGACGCGAGgcgagtgtggcgtcgatttcgcaggttgttcacgccttcgcgccttgtTCCCCGTGTTTTGTCGGTTTTTCGGCCCGCGTCAAAGGGGGCTTAGATTTGAtaagcgtttatgaataacgccatatacACATACTTTCATATTACACTATCTTAACATTCATTCGCgtagttttttgtttcctttggccTATGACCTACGACACATGACGTCACTTAGCGTGTGAcgtcacttaaaagtgtactataatattttatatccaGGCGTCTTAACATTAGAATATTATAGTATCTTCGCCGGGTATGAAGCCTTTTAATGTTTACCTATCGATAATCGCTGAAATGCGGTATTGATAATTCTTTCATTGATGATATCGTAGTGGTGCTTTTCAATGTATTTAATCCTGttgaaaaatagtagattgtgtcacaagggagctaaatgacatatttacggagagggcgtatattgaatcctgaacgaagcgaaggattctataattgaatccttttttttgttatcgGAGTGGGCGAATTctgttacgcaccgtccccccggccgcgagaaggccattgatgggggggtgtgtgggactcgccgctcctgtcctacccactaaacccactccggcgtgtCGTATCCTCTGCCGTTTGTgagggcgccatgggatcgTACATTacttctataattgaatcctgagcgtagcgagggtttctaaaatataatcttgatcgtagtgagggattcaagtgataacgccccaagatggaaataattttgctaccatgtgacacatactggtTTTCACATCAGCTataaggaaattattatgttccaaaatattaattacctaaaaaattgtatgcaaaaaataaaaaaaatcgtgtcctagaacagaaaagtgccactttgatccctcctagcagggcaagaataagccctttttcgaataggtgatgtgaaatagttatttacgatacaagtgcggaaaagaggaaattcgaaacgagtggcgataaattaaaacacgaccgcagggagtgttttaaatcgacacgagttgcgaattacctattcgcacgtgtatcgtacaacgttttacagtacatatggccctttaaattttggacatatgcacgaaaagtgctcttttacgcactagtgcgagaaagtagcaccatatgtactgtaaacatatTTGTAGCTACAAAATAATTAGAGCTAGCCCCGGAAAATTCAACGATTTCAAGATTTTCAAGAGCAACGAAACGACTATCCTTATTACTGGATCCAAGCGTCTAGCAGCTGTTCATTGGTGGAGGTCAGAAAATGGAGACCAGGATGTAACTTTTAGAGTTAAGGGTTTGATGTAGTGTCAGAGCCTCAGAGGtaattatgaatttaaaatctaaagccaactccacactcgtgcaggaatcgcggcgcgaagccgcaatgTGTGAAGCgggctgattttttttatttatttattttataaatacgtttacacgactttacagtaaaccaatacgtcatgaaactaacacataacaacatagaatcattacactaagtattacattacatttcacacacggataacaaacattacgttacactcgagggcctagcgtccatcacctcacagaacCTCTGATATAACAGTAACAGTGCCACCGTTGGGGATAAACAAATGACATTCTCAATAACTACGTATTATTCAATTCAGTACCTGATGACGACAGGGACGCAGCTATACGTAGTACATCTAAGTATAGCTGTATCCTTGTCGTCAGTTACTGGATTAAGTAAGGTGTGTGAAGCGCTTAATAGCTAAAATGTGTGATGTAACATAACTCTTACCTGCCTTGGCCCTCGGATTTGTACCAGCCGAGGCAAGGCTTATCGAGTCAACTGTCCGTGATATATTATCGTCTTCCAGCCTCAGTCGCTTCTCGAAAGCGGCAGCTTTTTTAAGCAAAGTTTCTTCCAGGTGAGTTAATTCTGTAAGATAAGCGGAACGGAAGTTAACGAAAGAAAGACGGGCaaataaaatttggcataaGGGCCTAGCCAGTGTACCTACATAGAACAGGACTGCTACCAAACCACATACCAAACAGTAAAAACCCGAAAAGTGAAAGAAAACTGACAATACCCAccaaaaattacttattttgatGCCGAACGCTGCGTACCTATTAGTAAGCATTAAAATATCCACAGAACGTAATTAGGCTTTATctcgttgcaataaggtttgCGAATGGTCAAATTAACTGATGTGTCATCGACAGTACGGCGTCAACCCGAGATCTTACTGGCGACACGGTGGTCCATGGAGATCCACGCCCCGTTGAATACGTTGGCAGCGGTGGGCCGCGCTTTGGCGTCGGGCTCCATCAACTGCGTCACCTGGTTCTTGCATTCTGGAGACAAATCGTTCACCACGCAAGAGCGAAACCGCCACTTCTTTTTAACCTTTAACAATTACAATAGTTAAAAGTCAATGCACAATGCACAACTCATGGATCTGAGGATACATTTGTCGACGTGCTCACGCTACGGCTACTTAGGTACACAAGAGATCTGAGTATTCAGAGTTgtagtacctaatgtacctatatgtatttgtaaactGGAAATATGGTTGGACGCAGTTATAACTTTGGAGTGGAAAATAATAAGTAACATCCCTTGCTTTGCTACTTACGAATTCACTGATGTAAATGCAGCTCTAAGATCACCCCTatgtctaacctaacctatatgACTAGAGATCAATTCAATAAATGGGATTGTATACCTGTTTCTCATACAGCTCTTGGACGGTGTTCTCCTTAAAAGGCAGGGCCTGATTCAGCATGGTGTACAGAATAATACCAACAGACCACATGTCAGCCATTTTAGGAAAGTATGGGATGCCTTTAAGTATTTCTGGCGCCGCGTACGAGAGCGTGCCACAGTAAGTCTCCGACAGGATATCAGTGCCTCTCCTAACCACGGTGCGCGCGAAACCAAAGTCTGTTAACTTCACGTTGTAATTCGCAGTAATCAGGATATTCTCACACTTCAAGTCTCTGTGCGCGATGTTCAGAGTATGGATGTAGTTAATAGCGGATATGATCTGTCTCGTCCAAAATCTGCTCTGTTTCTCTGGCACGCGACCGTTTTTTGACACGAAGTCGTATAGATCACCGTTGTCGCCTAGTCGCATGAATATGAAGAACTTTGTTTGCCGCTGGAAGATGCCATTGACTGGTATGATGTGGGGGTGGCTGATGCGGATGAGGATGTCCAGCTCGCGCGGGAGAAATTTGGTCTTGTAATCTCGAGCCGCCGCTGAAGTGTCGATAACTTTACAGGCCATGACTACTGGAGTTTTGCTGCCTCGTCGAATGTGAACTGCCTTGAAAACCTACGGGAGTTTTTACACTTCATGATTCGTTATATCACAATATATGATTTTTACGTTGAACTGTATGAAAATCAAAGGAACGTCCAGAACAATGTGTACTTGTTATAATAGTTCTGGTACGAATCTAGAATGCTCGCTTTAATGGCGTTGGTAGCTTTATTGGAAGGCTTCTAAACCCCTCATGCAAAGCAGATATTCATCTCTCAGGGAGGCTCATTAGTCTCATAAAGGAAGGGCATACCTACGTCTACAGTAGTCTACACCAACACGACATCTATATCGGTATTGTTATATTACTTAGATCAAATGTCGTCAATGTAAACAGCGCAAGCACTCCAGATTCGCGCCAGTGCCTGAAGGCCGTACTTTAGAGTAGCATCCGTCTCCTATCACTTTCTCCAGTTGAAACCCTTTATCTTCTAGAAGTTTTATGTCCGACGGCGTCGTGATATCCATTTATATATGTCTACGAGTAATGAACGTGTTCGATACATGATGTATAAAGGCTACTTGAAGGTATTGTTATAGCACACTAGAGTTTGTAttagttttcattttttatcGATTTTCTGTAGATATGAATCATTTAGTTTTATTCTAGCCATTAACGGAAATTATGATGTTTGTGTTAGGTACTTGGTCTATTGTCATGATTCTCATTGTAAGGTTAGCGTTATTGCATGGTTATTGTCATTGTTGTCTCTAAGATCACAGATTAAATCTACTTAACTagaagcatagacatagtatttaATATATTCTTCCTTCATGGAGAGAAGATAATCTCAGACGTCTcagcaaagagtagtataatatcgTCTCAGACACACTAAACTAAAGAGGTTCCAGGCTCTAGCTCTGTTCTCTTTATTCTTTGCTTTTAGAGGGCATCGCAATCAAATCGCAGTTTAACCGGTCAGTAGAATAAGAAAACCTTATTTTTTAACTGCTCTGGAACTTCTAGAACTACAACCCCTCTGAAGGCCTACCGAGAAATACGAAATTTCGTTACATGTTCGGCGTTAGGGCCTCTGATCTTCCAGGTTCTCAAAATCGCTGTAAGCGTAACTAAGTAAGTCGTGGATAGTGAGATCTGATTAAATGCATTTTCTGCTGCACAATCTtgcaaatcaaatatttttacttacaatatttttttgtttaattctgGGCTGAAATCTCtacagaaaataataaaactatagaATCGTAACGTGCTCTTGAAGTAGAAAGGTCGTGGTAAAAGTTAAAACTAGTGCCGAAGTTTAATCATGGGATTAGGTGCTAAATCAGATCAGACCCTTTAGGATACAACTGCTGCCAAAACGGGAgaaggatgatgatgatatgatgCTGATAATATTGTTTCATGTCTCATTGCATTTCAATAACAAGTAGTTTTACTACTGAGCCATTCTGAATTTCTGAGATTAAGTTCTTCCGCAATCTAGTTCGTTTTACTACTATAGATGTGCACTTTCAACGAGGCGGCTGTTTTGTGAACTAAGTATACCTAGTCGTTCTGATACTAAGCCATTCTGTCGTACGTACATTGAGCCGGTGTGGTCGTT
The Cydia strobilella chromosome Z, ilCydStro3.1, whole genome shotgun sequence genome window above contains:
- the LOC134754365 gene encoding testis-specific serine/threonine-protein kinase 3-like, with translation MDITTPSDIKLLEDKGFQLEKVIGDGCYSKVFKAVHIRRGSKTPVVMACKVIDTSAAARDYKTKFLPRELDILIRISHPHIIPVNGIFQRQTKFFIFMRLGDNGDLYDFVSKNGRVPEKQSRFWTRQIISAINYIHTLNIAHRDLKCENILITANYNVKLTDFGFARTVVRRGTDILSETYCGTLSYAAPEILKGIPYFPKMADMWSVGIILYTMLNQALPFKENTVQELYEKQVKKKWRFRSCVVNDLSPECKNQVTQLMEPDAKARPTAANVFNGAWISMDHRVAKLTHLEETLLKKAAAFEKRLRLEDDNISRTVDSISLASAGTNPRAKAGLNTLKSTTTISSMKELSIPHFSDYR